The genomic window GCCGCACTGTCTTGTCCGACCGCGAGACCACCTGAATGAGCGACAGCAACGGCAGCGGCACGGCTCCCCGGCGGCGCGTGGTCGTCACCGGCATCGGCGCCATCACGCCCATCGGCCTGGGCGTGGAGGGGCTGTGGGAGGGGCTGCGCCGGCGCGAGAGCGCCGTGCAGAAGATCGACCGCTTCGACCCGTCGCCGTTCCGCAGCCAGATCGCGGCGCAGGTGAACGAGTTCGAGCCCGCCGATTTCATGGACCGCCAGCGGGTGAAGCGCACCGAGCGCTACGCCCAGTTCTCCATCGCCGCCGCGCGCCAGGCGCTCGACGACGCGGGGATCGACCCGTCGTCCGAGGACCCCGACCGCGTGGGCGTGCTGATGGGAAGCGCGCTGGGCGGCGTGGCCTACGGCGAGGGGCAGTTCACCAGCTACGTGCAGAACGGCGTCCGCGGCGTCGATCCGCTCCTCGCCCTGGCCGTATTCGGCGGCGCGGCCAGTTGCAACGTGGCCATCGAGTTCGGCTTCACCGGGCCCAACTCGACGAACGGGATGAGCTGCGCCTCGGGCGCCATCGCCGTGGGCGACGGGTGGCGCGCCATCCGCGACGGCGACGCCGATGTCGTCCTGGCCGGCGGGGTGGAGACGCCGCTGGCGCCACTCTGCTACGGCGCCTTCGCCATCATCCGCGCCATGTCGACGCGCAACGACGATCCCCGGCGCGCCAGCCGTCCGTTCGACCGCGAGCGCGACGGCTTCGTGATGGGCGAGGCGGCATGCATCCTCGTCCTCGAGGAGTACGAGCGGGCGAAGGCGCGCGGCGCCCGGATCTACGCCGAGGTGCTGGGCTACGGCACCAGCAACGACGCGCACCACATGACCGCGCCGCGGCCGGACGGCGCGCAGGCGGCGCGCGCGATGGCCACGGCGCTGCGGACGGGCGGCGTGGCCCCGGAGCAGGTGGACTACGTCAACGCGCACGGCTCGTCCACGCCGCTGAACGACAGCACCGAGAGCCGCATCATCCGCGCGGTGCTGGGCGAGCACGCCGACGAGGTGGTGGTGAGCGGGACCAAGGGGTACCACGCCCACTGCCTGGGGGCCACCGGCGCGGTGGAGGCGGCCATCACCGCGCTGGCCATCGCGCGCGGGTGGGTGCCGCCCACGCTGAACCTGGAGGAACCGGGCGAAGAGTGCGACCTGTGTTACGCCACGGGGCCGGGTGAGGCGCGAAACGTGCGGTACGCCGTCTCGAACTCGTTCGGCTTCGGAGGGATCAACGCCGCGCTGGCATTCGGCGCGGTGAACGGAGCCGCGCACGCGGGCGGCAACGGGAGCGGAGGCCGCCCGGCGGACTCGTCGGCAGGCTCCGTGTGAAGGTGCGCGCAAGCACGCGCACCACAACCGGTTGCGCTGCCTTGCCACCCCCACCGCGTCCACTTGGGGCGCATGGGGAAATTGACTTCCGCTCTTGACCGGGTTAGCTTTGCCGGCTATGGGGATTTCCGGGAGACATCCTAAGCCCACGCAGGAGCAGCGAGTCCTCGAACACCACCGAGGCTCGCTGCTCTTGTTCTTTCTGAAAGGCGAACCGACATGTTCTTGAGCTCACGGGCCCTCGACTCGTTCGACCAGTACCTGCACGACGTCGAGAAGTACCCGCTGATCGAAGACCCGGCCGAGGAGCGCGCGCTGGCCCATCGGGCGCGAAGCGGAGACAAGGAAGCGGCCGAACGGCTGGTCACCGCCAATCTCCGGTTCGTCATCAGCTATGTGAAGAAGTACCAGGGGCGCGGGCTGGGGCTGGCCGAGCTCGTGTGCATCGGCAACGAGGGGCTGCTCAAGGCGGTCAAGAAGTTCGACCCCGACAAGGGGGTGAAGTTCATCTCGTACGCCGTGTGGTGGATCCGCCAGACGGTGCTGCAGGCGCTGGCCGAGCAGACCCGCTCGGTGCGCATCCCGCTGAACCAGAACTCCAACCTGGTCCGCCTCTCGCGGGTCGACACGGCGCTCACCCAGACGCTGGGCCGCTCGCCCACCGACGAGGAGATCGCCGACGAGATGGGCGAGCCGGTGGACACCATCCGCGCGCTGCGCCGGGTGGCCGCCAGCGAGCTCTCGCTCGACGCGCCGCTGGACCGCGGCGACCGCGACAGCGCCAGCTTCGGCGAGCGCTTCGCCGGCAGCGAGGCGGTGGAGATCGAGGAGGAGGTCGAGAGCCAGGCGCGCCGCGAGTTCCTGGAGAAGATGTTCGAGAAGTACCTCACGGAGCGCGAGCGCAAGATCCTGTACCTGTACTACGGGCTGGACGAGGGCGAGGAGCGGACGCTGGAGGAGATCGGGTCGATGCTGGGCGTGACCCGCGAGCGCATCCGCCAGATCCGCAACCGCGCGTTCGAGAAGCTCCGCGAGAGCCCCGACGGCGCGGCGCTGGAAGGCTTCTGGGCGGTGTCGTAGCCGCTTCGACGCATACATCTCTACATTCGAAGGCGGGGGAGCTTCCGGGCTCCCCCGCTCTTTTGCTTGCGACGGGTGGCGGCTCCCCGGTCGGAGGGAACGCGACCCTCAGGCACAGCCGGCACCAGGTTCAGACGAACACCGCGATCCCGCCGCACATCAATCAGAACGTCGCGGCGTTGCACCAGCACTGGTCGTCGAAGCATCCCCCGTCGATGAATCCCTTGCTGATGCACCACCTCCGGCAGACATCCTCATCGCAAGCGCGCTGGACGCTCCCTTCCGGCTTCGGCGAAGCGATGGCCTGAGTCGTCCCGAAGCCAAGGCCTCCGGCCACGGCCAAGGCGAGGAGGATGGTGTGGAATCGTCGCTGCGTCATCGAACACCTCCTGAACTGATTTGAAATGTTCCGGCCACTCGATCGCGTTCCGGAAATGCCACCGCGCAAAAAATGCGCCTCGAAATTGTCCTTGCAACCATCCAACGCCCCTCTCTTGGGAATTGTCTACGGGACGAGGTGACGCATGGTTGCTGACGCGAGACAGAGGCACGGAGAGCCCATCGCAGTTCTCTGTACCTCTGTATCCTTCGTGCCCGAACGATATTTCCGGATTCGGTATCAGTATCAGATCAGTCCTGTATTGCGCCGGGGATCGGTTTTGCGTCCTTGTCCGCCGCGCCGCGCCCGCCGAGATTCCGCGCGGCAAGGAGATGGTTCGCGATCACGAGAGCGATGGAGACGATGCTGGAGACCGAGAGCAGGCCCGCGGCGGCGACGGTGCAGGCGGATACGTCTGACTTCGCGGAGCGCATCCGCGCGGACTTTCCCGTGTTCGAGCGGCGGATCGCGGGGAAGACGATCGCGTTCTTCGACGGCCCGGGCGGGAGCCAGGTGCCGCGCCAGGTGGCGGACGCCGTCTCCGGATACCTGACGCTGCACAACGCGAACGTGCACGGCCGCTTCGCGCTGAGCGCCGAGACCGACGCCATCCTGGCCGAGGCGCGGCAGGCGGCGGCCGACTTCGTGAACGGCGCGCCGGACGAGATCGTGTTCGGCGCCAACATGACCACGCTCACCTTCCACCTCGCCCGCTCGCTGGGCCGCGCGTGGGGGCCGGGCGACGAGGTGATCGTCACCGAGCTCGACCACCAGGCGAACGTGGCGCCCTGGCGCCGCATGGCCGCGGACACGGGGATGACCGTGCGCATCCTTCCGCTCGACCGCGAGCGGATGCAGCTGGACTACGCCGCGCTCGACTCGCTCCTCTCCGAGCGCACGCGACTGGTGGCCATCGGCGCGGCGTCGAACGCAGTGGGCACCATCAACGACGTGCGCCGCGTGGCTGACGCGGCGCACGCGGCCGGCGCGCTCGTGTTCGCCGACGCGGTGCACTACGCACCGCACGAGCTGGTGGACGTGGCCGAGCTGGGGTGCGACTTCCTGGCGTGCAGCAGCTACAAGTTCTTCGGGCCGCACGCGGGCATCCTGTGGGGCCGGCGCGAGCTGCTGGGCCGCTTCGAGCCGTACAAGGTGCCGCCCGCCACCGACGCCGTCCCCGAGCGCTGGGAGACGGGAACGCAGAACCACGAGGCCATCGCCGGCATCCGCGCGGCCATCGACTGGATCGCGTCCATCGCCGGCGAGGGCGCGGGCGGCCGCCGCGACGCGCTGCGCCGCGCGTACGAGCAGGTCGACGCGCA from Longimicrobium sp. includes these protein-coding regions:
- the fabF gene encoding beta-ketoacyl-ACP synthase II; its protein translation is MSDSNGSGTAPRRRVVVTGIGAITPIGLGVEGLWEGLRRRESAVQKIDRFDPSPFRSQIAAQVNEFEPADFMDRQRVKRTERYAQFSIAAARQALDDAGIDPSSEDPDRVGVLMGSALGGVAYGEGQFTSYVQNGVRGVDPLLALAVFGGAASCNVAIEFGFTGPNSTNGMSCASGAIAVGDGWRAIRDGDADVVLAGGVETPLAPLCYGAFAIIRAMSTRNDDPRRASRPFDRERDGFVMGEAACILVLEEYERAKARGARIYAEVLGYGTSNDAHHMTAPRPDGAQAARAMATALRTGGVAPEQVDYVNAHGSSTPLNDSTESRIIRAVLGEHADEVVVSGTKGYHAHCLGATGAVEAAITALAIARGWVPPTLNLEEPGEECDLCYATGPGEARNVRYAVSNSFGFGGINAALAFGAVNGAAHAGGNGSGGRPADSSAGSV
- a CDS encoding RNA polymerase sigma factor RpoD/SigA, with amino-acid sequence MSSRALDSFDQYLHDVEKYPLIEDPAEERALAHRARSGDKEAAERLVTANLRFVISYVKKYQGRGLGLAELVCIGNEGLLKAVKKFDPDKGVKFISYAVWWIRQTVLQALAEQTRSVRIPLNQNSNLVRLSRVDTALTQTLGRSPTDEEIADEMGEPVDTIRALRRVAASELSLDAPLDRGDRDSASFGERFAGSEAVEIEEEVESQARREFLEKMFEKYLTERERKILYLYYGLDEGEERTLEEIGSMLGVTRERIRQIRNRAFEKLRESPDGAALEGFWAVS
- a CDS encoding cysteine desulfurase-like protein; the protein is METMLETESRPAAATVQADTSDFAERIRADFPVFERRIAGKTIAFFDGPGGSQVPRQVADAVSGYLTLHNANVHGRFALSAETDAILAEARQAAADFVNGAPDEIVFGANMTTLTFHLARSLGRAWGPGDEVIVTELDHQANVAPWRRMAADTGMTVRILPLDRERMQLDYAALDSLLSERTRLVAIGAASNAVGTINDVRRVADAAHAAGALVFADAVHYAPHELVDVAELGCDFLACSSYKFFGPHAGILWGRRELLGRFEPYKVPPATDAVPERWETGTQNHEAIAGIRAAIDWIASIAGEGAGGRRDALRRAYEQVDAHEQALFALLEDGLRTIPGVRVHGVERGQRRTPTAAFTVDGCTPDDVARRLGAEGVFVWNGDFYATTVCDALGLSDCGGLVRAGLAPYTSEDDVRRLIHGVARIASGS